In the genome of Phlebotomus papatasi isolate M1 chromosome 2, Ppap_2.1, whole genome shotgun sequence, one region contains:
- the LOC129803508 gene encoding tetratricopeptide repeat protein 30 homolog — MYTNNVIIRDGEYTKVIYTLIKEDRFHEAINALNNIEEVSSSRAGLSLLGHCYFQCQDFIEASNCYEHLTAIAPEVPEYRLYFAQSLYQAGLFDEALKVTQLVDAPHLAEKVRQLQSAIRYGNEDYAGAQTLLLQRPTGTEATLNDEGCLLYQAALYEDALQRYTNALQTGGFNPLVAYNAALCHFRRKENSQALNYIGEIVERGIRNHPELGIGAQAETEGGARSVGNPPALAASGLAQALNLKAAIEYQEGNLEGAREALLDLPPRAEPELDPVTLHNMALTDPAGAGAGLRRLAFLMELGPPTCPPETFANILLLCCKHEMYDTAADLLAEHAHLTYKYLSSYLYDLLDALITAQTSSDDAEQKLGTLASNLAGKLRSLAAKVQDARGAGDQNILRNSLKEYESALDNYIPVAMARAWLPWRLDDFAGAEREFRASAEFCSETPIWRLHAAHVLFMRGDKYKEAAAFYEPIVRQNYDDILSVSAAVLANLCVAYIMTSQNEEAEELMRKVERAEERKAPAALAAGNTAPFLHLCIVNLVIGTLYCAKGNYEFGLSRIAHALEGGSGTRLCADTWLHVKRCVLGLLTCLAKQTLVLPSAAVQEVLNFLRTCEIYGISIPSILTNPFDENADQPPTIGIEARKLRVLLLKLMEYH, encoded by the exons ATGTACACAAATAACGTGATAATACGTGATGGTGAATATACAAAAGTGATTTACACGCTAATCAAAGAGGATAGATTCCACGAAGCTATTAATGCTCTCAACAACATCGAAGAAGTATCGAGCTCACGGGCTGGACTCTCCCTTCTGGGACATTGCTATTTTCAGTGTCAGGACTTCATTGAGGCCTCTAATTGCTATGAACATCTTACTGCTATTGCCCCGGAAGTGCCCGAATACCGTTTGTACTTTGCCCAAAGCCTCTATCAGGCTGGTCTCTTTGACGAAGCCCTCAAAGTAACACAACTTGTGGACGCTCCTCATTTGGCCGAAAAGGTTCGTCAGCTACAAAGTGCCATCCGGTATGGCAATGAGGACTATGCCGGTGCCCAGACATTGCTTCTGCAGAGACCAACGGGCACTGAAGCTACACTGAACGACGAAGGCTGCCTCCTCTACCAGGCTGCTCTCTATGAAGACGCCCTTCAGCGCTACACCAATGCTCTACAGACGGGAGGCTTTAACCCCTTGGTAGCCTACAACGCTGCTCTGTGCCACTTTAGGcgcaaagaaaattcacaagcTCTCAATTACATTGGGGAAATTGTTGAACGCGGAATTCGCAATCATCCTGAACTTGGAATAGGGGCTCAAGCGGAAACCGAAG gTGGTGCACGAAGTGTCGGTAATCCGCCAGCTCTTGCAGCCTCGGGCTTAGCTCAGGCATTGAATCTCAAAGCAGCAATTGAGTATCAGGAGGGAAATCTCGAAGGTGCTCGAGAAGCCCTTTTGGATCTCCCACCGAGAGCTGAGCCTGAACTTGATCCCGTAACCCTTCACAATATGGCCCTAACTGATCCAGCTGGAGCTGGAGCAGGTCTCAGACGCTTGGCATTTCTTATGGAACTTGGACCACCCACTTGTCCACCTGAGACTTTTGCCAACATCCTCCTCCTCTGCTGCAAGCACGAAATGTACGACACAGCAGCAGATTTACTGGCTGAACATGCTCATCTCACCTACAAATACCTATCATCCTATCTCTACGATCTTCTGGATGCTCTAATTACAGCACAAACATCCTCAGATGATGCTGAGCAAAAATTGGGCACATTGGCATCAAATCTAGCGGGAAAATTGCGCTCATTGGCTGCAAAAGTTCAAGATGCTCGTGGAGCAGGGGATCAAAATATTCTCAGAAATTCTCTAAAGGAATATGAATCAGCTCTTGATaa TTACATTCCCGTAGCCATGGCTAGAGCCTGGCTTCCATGGCGTTTGGATGATTTTGCCGGAGCTGAGAGGGAATTCCGAGCCAGTGCTGAATTTTGTTCAGAAACACCCATTTGGCGTCTTCATGCAGCCCATGTTCTCTTCATGCGAGGTGACAAATACAAAGAAGCTGCAGCCTTTTACGAACCGATCGTCCGTCAGAATTACGACGAT ATTCTGAGCGTATCAGCCGCAGTCTTGGCCAATTTGTGCGTAGCCTACATCATGACGTCACAGAATGAAGAAGCCGAAGAATTGATGCGAAAGGTGGAGAGAGCTGAAGAAAGAAAAGCTCCAGCAGCTCTTGCAGCCGGAAATACGGCGCCTTTTCTTCATCTGTGCATTGTGAACTTAGTCATTGGGACGCTGTACTGTGCAAAGGGAAATTATGAATTTGGCCTATCCCGGATTGCCCATGCCCTCGAAGGGGGTTCAGGAACACGTCTCTGTGCCGACACTTGGCTCCATGTAAAACGCTGTGTCCTGGGATTGCTCACGTGTCTTGCCAAACAGACTCTAGTTCTGCCATCGGCAGCTGTCCAAGAAGTTCTGAATTTCCTGAGAACCTGTGAAATCTATGGCATTTCAATTCCCTCAATTCTCACCAATCCCTTCGACGAGAATGCCGATCAACCGCCAACAATTGGCATTGAAGCGAGAAAATTGCGAGTTTTGCTGCTCAAACTCATGGAGTACCACTGA